GCGTTCCCGACAAATACGACGTCCTCATCTGTGACCCACCAGCAACGGAAGGCCCCCATCTCTACAACGCGATTCACGCCACTCGATCACTTGTCATTCCAGTCGAACCGAGTGCGAAGGGCAAAGCAGCCGTCCAAGGACTTGAATCACTTGTGGGAGGCCTCGAGGAGCAGCTCGGCGTTCAAGTCGGTGTACTAGCAGCAGTACCTATCGGATTCAAAGATACACGTGATCAGCGAACAATTCTTGGCGAGATGGACTACCCGATCCCGGAGATCATCGGTGAACGTGCATCCTTGATGGAGGGATGCTGGATGCGACAATGCTCGGCATTTAGGTACGTTCGAGAATTTCGCGACCGGCGTCGTGACTACGAGATCGAGACACTCGCTCAATTCGATCTCATAGCCCGACACTTGGAATCGGAAGTCGGACTTGAGGCGCCGAATCCGCCCGAGCCAGGCGATATAGACCATCAGGTGGTGGTAGCATGACGGGCATGAAACAGGGAGCAGGAGAGAATCCGTTCGCCGAGGATCCCGATCCGGACGCAGAAAGCGCTCCCTCGTCGACTGATAAACCACATGACGATATATCATATCCGAACGCTCCTGAAGAGGAGAAAGCAGACGATCCACAGCAGGTGGAATCGCAACCAATGCAAATCCCATACAAGTTTCGCCGAAGTAGCGTGCAAGATGGACGTGATCGTGTCCCGTTGTTTCTTCATGCTGAGACAAAAAGCGACGAACGGGATGCACTCCGGACACTCGAGAATCAGTTCGGCGATAACGTTTCGTTGACTGATCTCCGGGAAGCGCTCGTCATAGTCGGTCTCGATCATCTCGATGAGGTAGAAACACAGTTACAACAGTGGGGGTATGGAATAACGTTTGACGAGTAGAGCGGTTCATATAGAGAGGGTAGTTCGTTATAGACAGGTCGTGAGTCGCATCGTCGGACCAGCATTGCCGGGGAAGTACTCCTCCGCGGCGTCACGGAGGGGCCTCTCATCCTCTGGACGCGGGGTTTCGTCGAGGGTGGCGGGTGTCGTCTCCTGTTCGAGGTGGTGGTGGCGGCCAATCTTGAACCCCGGAACCTCGACCGTCGGGAGACCGTAGAACGGTTCGCCGTCTAGCGTCACAGTGAAAACCGGGAAGCGTTCGGGGATGAAGTTCGGTGGTTCGTCAGGCGGTAACCAACCGAGTACCTGACGTTCAGGAGTCGCGTTCGCCTGAAGTTTCTCAACGAGTTCTTGGGCCCACGGACCGGCGCTGATGACGAGTCTGTCCGCCGTATACACGTCGTCCTCGCTCTCGACGCGAATGCCTGACGAGGTCGCGTCCCAGTCGCGGACCCACTCTCGAGCGTGTATCTCGCCACCGTTATTGAACGCCTTTTCGACGTGAGCGACGAGACACCGGTCGGACGCGAGAAAGCCGCCGTCGGGCTGGTACACGCCTTTGAATCCGTCCGGTAGCTGATACCCGGGAAATCGGGCCGAGAGTTCGTCGCTTCTCAGCACTTCGAACGGCAAATCGTGTTCTTCGCAGACCCCAATCGTACCGTTGAAATTCCTCTCGTCCGGTCGACCCGCCGTAACCGACCCGTGAAGGTGAAGCAACTTGCGTCCGTTCTCCTCCTGTAACGTTCTCCAGTTTTCGTAAGCTCGGTGAACAAGGGGTACATATTCCGGGTCCTCGAGATACGCCTTGCGAATGATCCGAGTGACGCCGTGATTGAAACCGTTCTCGTGAGGAATGTCGAACTGTTCTAATCCGAGAACGTCGTGCCCGCGCTTTGATAAGTGATACGTTGCTGCACTTCCCATACCACCGACGCCGATAATGATGACGTCGTAGTGATTAGCTGATCTCGTCATTGAGCGAGTTTCGAACGGCAACAGTATGTTGTAATATAATGTAGTGAACCGGATCTTATTACTGGTTCCTAGTCACGATACTCGAACCGTATCGCCGCGGGGGTCGAGTACTGATGAAGCGACCGACCGGCATCGTTCGTTGCTTACCGGTTTTCCTCAGCGTGCGACCGCCCTCGCCGGAGAAGTATTTACTTATCCACGACATGTGGAACCACTTCAGCCACTACTCTATTTCATTTTGTCAATATATAATATAGGATACCATTGTATATAAGGGATCTATGATCGAAAAGTGGAGGGGTAACAGACATACGGTTGTAATAGAAAGTTGAAGTCGTCGCTTCGGAACACCGGACATGCCGCGGGCCGTCCGTTCGCGACTCGCAAATGCATTACTCGACCCGCCGTTAGAGTGGCGAAATCGACCACGTCTTTCGATGCTAAGTACCCGTTCCGTATAACGGCGTCCAATCGACGTTGGGAACGTTCCTCACACTATCGTTCGTCCATTGCGAACAGATCCTGGTTGCGACGATCGATGTTCGAAATTCCCATCGACGGCCGGTCGCTAGTCGTCCTCGCCTCTCTATTCCCGAATCGTACGATATGATAGCTGTTTTCTGTTAGACAAATATGACGACGACTCCGAGCTGATGTTCGAGTGTGACGAACGAACGTTCGAACGAAGTTTTCGAAAATCGTTCTGGCAGGGGTTATCGGTGCTGGTTAGCGACCGCTCGACCAGCGTCCCTAGCCCGAACTCACATCTCAATCAGGACCTTCCCGTCGACGCGTTCAGCGGCTTGTTCGATTGCGTTGTCCGCGTCCGAAAGACCGAACGTCGAAGTAACTATCGGAAGGTTGTCGAGGTGGCCTGCGGCCATTAGACGAATCACTCGGGGGTACACTTGATGACCAGTATGACCCTCGGAGCCGTAGAGCTGTGCACTGTTTCCTTGGAGTTTCCGGAGTTCGACCTCGGGCGCCGTCGCCGCGTTACTGATGTGGACAACGTTCGCCCGCTCCGCGAGCGAGTCTTGAATCGCCGGATACGTCTGTGTCACCGCACCGGCTGTTTCGACGTGGACGTCAGCTCCCTCACCTCGAGTCAGTTCATTGACTACCTCTACCGGATCCGTATCGATCGGGTTGTAAACGTGTTCAAAGCCGAGTTCGTTAGCGACGGCGCGTCGTCGATCCGATGGTTCGAATCCGATGACCTTGCCTGCGCCTGCAGCCCGCGAGACGTTCATGCCAGTTAGTCCGATCGGTCCGAGACCATGGTAGACGTGATAGTCGCCCGGGAGTATGCCATCGGCCCGTTGAAACAGGCCGTAGTAGGAAATGGTGCTCGGCTCGATCGTCGCTCCGGCTTTTAGAACCGTCTCTTCGTCGTCGTAGCTCTCCCATAACGGGTCGATGTTCCAGAGAATCTTTTCAGGAACAGCGACGTACTCGCTGAACGCGCCAGGGATGGTAAAGCCGACTTGTTCGAAGTTCTCGCAGTGACCATGAAAGCCCTGTCGGCACATCTGACATCGGCCACAGTAATCAGTCACTTCGGCCGTTACGAGATCGCCCTCGTCGAACAGGTCCGCGTCGGCGCCGGTCTCGACGACCTCCCCCGAGAACTCGTGTCCGGTAACGTTCGGAAAGCGCGTGTACGCCGAGTAATGCATGTAGCCGTCGTCGTCGGTCTCGATCATCGCGACGTCGCTCCCGCAGATGCCCGCGTACCGAACCCGGACGAGCACTTCGTCGTCGTCCGGCGTCGGCCGCGATCGCTGCTCGACCGACATGGACGGGTCCTTCCAGACGGCGGCGCTGTTCATCGCTTTTCTCGTCTCCTGCTCCGACTCGGAGAGGTCGTAGTCGGATCGGGGACTCCAGTCGGCATCGAGTACGAGTGCCCGCATGCGTACACCAAGCCGGCCCCCCGATATAATTCTATGGGACCTCAGAAGACCTGCCAGCCGCCGTCGACGTACATCGTCTCGCCGGTCACGTACCCGGCCTGATCGCTCGCGAGAAAGAGGACTGCCGGCGCGACGTCCTCCGGGTAGCCGGGGCGATCCAATGGAATCGGTTTGACGAGATCGTCGGCCACAACCGCTTGTTCCTTCTTTTCGGCGCCGGCGCCGAACTCGGTCGCGATGTGTCCGGGCGCGACGGCGTTGACGCGGACGTCGTGTTCAGCGAACTCGAGCGCCGCCCCCCGCGTGATCATCCGAATGGCTCCCTTCGTCGAATCGTACGGCACCTGGTTTTTCTGGGCGTGTGTCGAACTGATGGAGGCCGTGTTGATGATCACCCCTCCCTCGCCACGGTCTTTCATGGCCTGGCCTGCGACCTGACACCCACAGAACACACCTTTCGAGTTGATGTCGTGAATGAACTCGAAGTCGTCGATCGAGACGTCGAGCATCTCCTCACGCACGAACACACCCGCGTTGTTGACCATCACGTCGACGCCGGGGGACGACGTCCTCCGAGCAGTCGAGTTCTGTCCGTCGACACCGATCTCTTCGGCTCGCTCGACGACGGCAGCCAACGCGTCGGGATCCGATACGTCCGTCTCGACGAACTCCGCGGTTCCTCCGTCGGCTTCGATCGCTTCGTGTGTGGGGGTTTGCGCATCGACGTCCTTCGATGTCGCACGGATATCGGCGTTCAGCACCGTCGCGCCCGCCCGTCCGAACTCCAACGCGATCGCACGCCCGATCCCGGAACTGCCGCCAGTCACGATAACGGTCTCTCCCTCGAAATCGAACTTCGTCCGTCCCATGTCCTCACGATGGTCTGGTCCACGGATAACACTAGTGGACCGACGCCGACGAATGCGTGGCCATCCGTCCCGTCGTAGCGCCGCTCGGGGATGATGGTAAGGCGATAGCGAAGAGTGGGTCGAACGGTCGATCCTCGGGCGGCCGGTTGACGTCGCTTTCCGTTGGGCGCTCACCGCGTTCAGCGGTCCGAGACCGGTGAGGAGGCGAGCGCGTTCTCGTACGTCTCGATGGCGCGCTCGGTGCTTTCCATCATTTGCGTGGTGTCTTTGCCCGCGATGAGGAAGTCGAAGCCGTCCCGAACAGTCGATTCGATGTCGTTCAGATCGACCGTGAGCGTTCCGACGGGGACCCCCGCTTCGTGTCCCGTCTCGATGACGTGTTCGACCGCGTCCCTGAACTCCTCGCGTTCCCACTCGGCGAACATGCCGAGCGTTCCCGAGAGGTCGGCGGGCCCGACGAACAAGGCGTCAATACCGTCGACGTTGGCGATCTCCGCTACGTTATCCAACCCGTCCTCGGTCTCGATCTGCGCGATCGTGAGGATCGATCCGTTCGCGGTGGTGACGTACTCCTCCATGTTTCGTCCGTAGCCCGTCGCGCGACTTCCCGCGATACCGCGGATCCCCTCCGGCGGATACCGAAGCGCATTGACGAGATCCCGGGCTTCCTTCGCCGAGCCGATCATGGGAACCATGATGCCGGCGACGCCGATGTCGATAACGCGTTTTATCCGAACCGGATCGTTCCACGGGACCCGAACGACGGTGTCGGTCTCGCCCGGCGCGGCGTCGACCGCCCGCGCCATGTCCTCGACGGTCTCGAGATTGATCGTCGTATGCTCTATGTCGATGACGAGGAAGTCGAGGCCGAGGCGGGCATTGACCTCCGCGACCGTGGGATGCCCGATCGAGATCCACGTGCCGATCGGATGGGCTCCGGATTCGATGGCCTCTTTGGTTCGATCGGTCATCGGCTGTGTCCGCCTCCACGAGCGGGTTGATCGTAGGCGTGATCGGGAGCGATACGGATCGGCACTGAAAGTGGTCTATCTCGCATGGCGTATGTCCTATCGATAGATCGGTACGAGATAATAACTTTGGGGGTGGCCGATCGCGCTCGAGCCGGTGCATCGTTCATCGGCCGTCTCGACGGAAGTCCTCGGACCGTTGAGCATAACATACAAGGCATTCTCGAAGAAACTCGGTTCACGGTATTCATGTACGAGGACTTCGCGTCGAAGCTCGCCGCCACGATGTGGGCGGATTTCGACGACAAACCCGACCGTACCGACGGCCACCCGGCCGAGATCACCGACCTATCGACGACCGTAATCGACGGGAACTTCCCGTGGACGATCGTCACCGTCGAGACCGACGAGGGCGTGACGGGGATCGGGGAAGCGTATCCCTCGCCAGGCGTCCACGAGGTCATCTCCGACTACCTTCGACCCGTCCTCGTCGGGGAGAATCCGACCGACGTCGAGCGCCTCTACAACTTGATGCGCGCGAGTCTCTCGGGACGTGGTTCCCAACAGGGTATCGGGACGATCGCCATCAGCGGCGTCGAGATCGCACTCTGGGACGCCGCCGGCAAACTCCTCCACCAGCCGATCTACCAGCTGCTCGGCGGCAAAATGCGGGAAGAAGTGATGGTGTACGCCGACTGCCACGCCGGTGAAGCGATGGTCGAATCCGCAGAGGAGGGCCAACAGGAGGAGACGTACCAGCCCGAGGCCTACGCGCGTGCCGCTCGTATGGCGGTCGACGACGGCTTCGATCTCGTGAAGTTCGACCTCGACGTCCCGTCCGGACGGGAACTCAACCGGAAGTCGCGCCACTTCGACCCGCCGGAGATCGAGCACAAGCGCCGCATCGTCGAGGCCGTGACCGAGGAGGTCGGAACCGACGCCGAGGTCGGCGTCGACCTTCACTGGAACTTCAACCCCGAGACGGCAGAACGGCTCTGTCGCGCCATCGAGCCGTACGATCTCGCGTACGTCGAGGACCCGCTCCCGCCGGAGAACGTCGACGCGCTGCGCGAACTGAAACGGCGCGTCGACGTGCCGTTGCTGACCGGCGAGAACTGCTACGGCCGACATGACTTCCGCGACCTGATCGGAAAACAGGCCGTCGACTTCCTCGCACCCGACGTTCCGAAGACCGGCGGGATCGCCGAGACGAAGAAGATCGCCGACATGGCCGAGGCCTACTATCAGACGCTCGTCCCCCACAACATCGGGAGTCCCGTCGCCACCGTCGCGACCGCACACGTCGGCGCGACGGTCCCGAACTTCTACGGCCTCGAGTACCACGCCCGGGAAGTCGGGTGGTGGGAGGACCTCGTCGTAGGTGACGATCTGATTCAGGGCGGGACCATGGCTGTACCCGACGAACCCGGACTGGGCATCGAACTCGACTGGAACGTCGTCCGCGAACACGAGAAGTCGTAGCTGCTCGGACGTCACTGCCGGTTTCTGTGGAGCGGTCGTCGTCCGCTCCGACGAACAAGAACACTGGGGCGTCGGATCACCCCCTCTCGTAGACCTCTGTGTGGCTATCAAACTCGAGTCGGGCGAAGAAGAACGTCGGTGAGGTGTCGTTTGCCCGCGTGAGTCTCTCTTATTCGTTCCCGAGTCGTTCACTGTTCTAGGCGCGCGTCCCGCCCCCGTCGTTTCACGATCGGGATACCGGAGCGTTCCGGCGAATCGTGGGCTCAGTCGCCGCGAACCTGCTGCCAGACGTCGTAGTTCTGCTTCGCGTGGACGAGCCGTTTCTCCGTTTGGTTCTCGATCTCGATGGTGTAGTGGCCGTCGTAGCCGGCCTCCGACAGCGCCTCGTTTATCCCCTCGAAATCGAGAATACCTTGTCCGAGGTCGACGAACGATCGGAAGTAATTGATGACGTTGTCGAGATGGAAGTCGGCGTTCGACAGCGCGTCACGGTTCGAGGTGAAGTCCTTGACCGGGTCGATGTCCTTGAGGTGGACGTAGGCGATGTCGTCGGCGAACCGCTCGATGCCGTCGGTGACGTCTCCCTCGGGGTAGTTCTCGCCGTACGGGTAGTAGTGGGCGGTGTCGAACACGAGTTCCAGCCCGTCGACGGCGTCGAGGTAGTGGCGTATCTCGTCGGGTTGCTCGACCGCCGTCGCGCCGTGATGGTGGACAAGCGGCCTCACCCCGTCATCGAGGGCCGCGTCGCTTATCCGCGACAGCCACCCTTCGACGGTCGATTCGTCGTGTCGACCGCGCTGTGGTGGCAGTATTCCGACGAACTCGGCCCCGAGGTCGGCAATCGTCGGCATTACGTCGACCATTCGTTCGACCGCCGCCTCGGTTTCGATCCACTCTCCCATGGCGAGGTAGAGCTCAAGTCCGTAGTCGTCGATCCACCGGTCGACGTTCTCGGCCCCCGCGGCTCGGATCTTTTCGATACCTATCTCGACCCCGTCGTACTGGCAGGCGGCGATGTCGCCGAGTGCGTGCTCGATCTCCTCAGCGCCGTACATTATCGTGGCGTATCCGGTACCCATGAGAAACATCGTCGTAGCACGTCGAAAAATAGTTTCTGGATTCGAGATAGGGCAGACGCTCCGTAGTGACGCTTCCGGTCGTCGTCACCTGCGTTCCACTCGTCTCGTCACGTCACTCCCGGACGAACGGTATAGGCGTACGCTTTCGGAATCACAAACGATATATGCGAATATCGAGTGCGCTAGTATATGCCAAGGTCGATAGACAGCATTCTTCTCGCTGCCGGTCCGAGCGACCGTGATCACGTCGATACACTGCTCGACGAAGCACTCGCCGTTGCAGCCCCGACCGGAGCGACGGTCCATCTCCTCCACGTGTTCCCGCGCAATGAGTACGAGGATCTCCTCGAACAGATGCAGATCGAATCCGCAGGTGGCACCATCCCACCCGACGAACTCGCGGCACGCCACGACAGCATCAGTACGCCAGCGGCCCGACTCGAGGAGTCCGACGTCGACTACGAGATCCTCGGTGTCATCGGGGATCCGGATTCCGAAATCGTTCGCATGGCGAACGACCTCGACGTCGACCGTATCGTCATCGGAGGGGCCAGTCGGTCGCCGGCCGGCAAGGCCGTTTTCGGCGACCACGCCCAGCAGGTACTCCTCAACGGGTCCTGTCCCGTGATGTACGTCCAGCGGGACTGAAACGGGTCTCGCGGTGAACCGCACGTCCCCTACGGTCCGACGAAGGGGGCGATCGCCCTCGATGCTACGCTCGGGGTCGCGGACGAAGACGTCCGCGTCAATGCCACCGTGCTGGGCCACACCGCACCGAATTCGGACGACCGGATCGGAGAGTACACCTCGGAAAGCGGCCAACGCTCGTGATACGACGTATGTACTGAAACTGATGGAAAGCGATTTAACCCCATGGTGTATCCGATCATACGGTTCGTCGACACGAAAGCGACAACTGGGAGCCAACCAATGAGAGCAGCACGATTCCACGACAGCGGAGACGTTCGTGTAGAGGACATCGAAAGTACCCCCGTCGGTGAGACGGATATCCGCATCGAGATTGAAGCCTGTGGTATCTGCGGGTCCGATCTGCACGAGTACCGGATCGGTCCCCACATCACGTCCCGAGAACCGAACCCCCGAACCGGACAAAACATCCCGATCACGTTGGGCCACGAGTTCAGCGGGACGGTGAGCGAGGTCGGCGCGGGGGTGTCGCGCATCGCCACCGGCGATCGCGTGACGGTCGAGCCGAACATTCCCTGTGGCGACTGTCTCTACTGTGAGGACGGGAAGTACAATCTCTGTAAAAACGCCGCCGCCGTCGGGTTCCACACCGGGGCTGGCGGGTTCGCGGAGAACGCAGTCGTTCCCGAACAGCAGGTGCACGTTCTCCCCGACGACGTCACGCTGGAGGACGGCGCGCTCGTCGAACCGCTCGCCGTCGGCCTCCATGCGGTTCGGCAGTCGGGGCTCCAGGCGGGCGACACGGTCGGCGTGTTCGGCTGTGGTCCGATCGGACTCACGGTCGTCCGCGCCGCGACTGCGGCCGGGGCGAAGCGCATATTCGTGTCGGAACCGAACGAGAGCCGCCGCGAGGTCGCTCTCGAACTCGGGGCCGACGTCGGCATCGATCCGATGGACCAAGACGCAGTCGACGCGATCAAGAAAGAGACCGACGACGGTGTGGAGATCGCATTCGAGTTCGCCGGAATCGGTCCCGCGTTCAACGCAGCCGTCCAGAGTACACAGCGCGACGGAACGATCACGGTCGGGAGTCTCAACGATTCTGATATATCAACTAACATAAACGATATCGTCACGACCGAACGGAAGGTCGTGGGAACGAACTGCTACGGGTTCCCCCCGCGGTCGTTCAGGACCGAGTTCGACGCCATCATCCAGTCGCTCGCGGCTGGCGACATCGACACCGACGCGTTCATCACCGGCCGAATCGACCTTAAGGACATCACTGAGGAGGGCTTCGAGGCGTTGCTCGACTCCGAGACGGATCACGTGAAGATCCTAGTCGAACCGTAAGGGGTCTCCCTCGCGTCCCACACCAGAGAGGTTCCACCACATGAACTCATCACTCGAAGCAAAGACGATACCGCAAGATACCGGTCCGGAACGAGGGGGTCGACGTCGATGATTCGACCGTCGATTTGTCTGGAGATGATCTACGAGGACGTGCCGTTCGTCGACCGCATCGACCGCGTCGCCGATCACGGCTTCGACACCGTCGAGTTCTGGACCTGGCCCGACAAGGACCTCGACGCCGTCGAGGCCCGCCTCGACGAACACGACGTGTCCGTCGCCGGGATGGCCGCGAACACGGAACCCCGGCGTCCCGAGGAACTCGAGCGGGCGTTGACGGACCCGACGAAGCAGGACGCCGTCGTCGGCGATATCGAGGAGTCGATCGAGGTCGCAGAGCGGTTCGACTGCCCGAACCTCATCGTCCTCGTCGGACCGGAGGTAGAGGACTACACGCGCGCAGAGATGTACGAGAGCGTCGTCGCCTGCCTCCGGGAAGTCGCGCCGACGGCCGAAGCCGCGGGCGTCACGCTGATCGTCGAGCCGCTCAACACTACCGTCGACCACGGGGGCTACTTCTTCGAAGAGTCGAGCGTCGGCTTCGACATCGTCCGCGAGGTCGAGAGTCCCGCGGTGAAGATCAACTTCGACATCTACCATCAGCAGATCACCGAAGGTAACATCATCTCGACCATCACGGAGAACCTCGACGCCATCGGTCACGTCCACGTCGCGGACGTCCCGGGCCGCCACGAACCCGGGACGGGAGAGCTGAACTATCCGAACATCCTCGCCGTGCTCGACGACGCGGGATACGACCGCCACGTCGGGTTCGAGTACAGCGCCGCGGGGGACGACGACCGAGCACTAGCCGCGATCCGAGAACTCGTGACGGAGTAGACGGTCGCCGGGGTCACGCCGATGCAGTCGGGCTGACGACGTCGACCTCTGTGGAGCGTGTCGCTCCCTCATCGTTCGAACGAGACGACTGTCTTGATCGTCTCGTTCGAATCCGGGAACTCGTAGTTCTCATGGACGAAGGCGTGCTCCCAGCCGATGATGTGGCCCGTTGGCCACCACGCATCCATATACGGGTGGTCGTCGGTGACGAGGATACGCTCCCACTCGCCAGCCGTTCCCGTACTGCCCACGAACGGCGGAGGCGCCTCACCCGAAGGTATAACACCACCTGTCGGAAACCAGGGGACGATGCAATTCGGAGTCATCGGTTGTGGCACGGTCGCACAGATCATGCACATCCCCTACCTAGCGGAGCTCCCGGACGCAGAGCTGTACGCATTCGTCGACCCGGCCGAAGACCGGGCTACCGAACTTGGGGACAGGTACAACGTCCCCCACGTGTACGCGACCCACGAACCGCTTCTCGAAGAACGCGGCGACGAACTCGACGCGGTGATCGTCCTCACGCCGGCGCAGGCGCACGCGGACGTCGTCGTCGACGCGTTGGATGCGGGCATCCACACGCTCGTCGAGAAACCGATCGCGGCGACGCTCGAGGACGCGACCGCGATGGTCGAGGCGGACGAGGTCTCCGACGCGACGGCGATGGTCGCGTACATGAAACGGTACGATCCCTCCTACGAGCGGGCTCGAGAGCGGATCGACGGCCTCGAGGCCATCGACCTCGTCACGGCCTACGACGTGGATCCCGACCACGGACGGATCATCGACGAGGTGTACGACCTCGTCGGTGGGAGCCCCCCTTCGGACCTCATCGAGGAGAGCGCCGCCAAGCGACGGAGCGACATCGAGCAAGCGATCGGAACCGACGACGAGGTGCTCACGGACGCCTACGACTTCCAGCTCGACCACCTCTGTCACGACGTGAACGCGCTCCGCGGACTGTTCGGCGAGGTCGAGCGCATCGATCACGTCGACGTCTTCGCCGGGGGGCGGTACGCGTCAGCGCACCTCGTCTACGAGGACGGCGTTCGGTGTGTACTGGAAACCGGCGACTCTGACCGGAAGTGGTTCGAGGAGTTCATCCGCGTCGACGGACCCGACGGAATGGTCGAGGTCGACTTCTCGAACCCGTTCATCAAGAACACACCGACCGAACTCCGCGTCAAACGGGGCATCGAGGAACTCTCGGAGACGGTCTCCACGCCGTCGTACGACGAGAGTTTCAAACGGGAGATAGCGTACTTCATCCAGTGTGTCGAGGGCGACGCCGATGTCCGCACCACGTTCGCCGAGGCGCGCGAGGACCTCCGTGTCATCGTCGACCTCTTCCGGGCGTACCAGGGCGAGCGCCCCCGAACCGATCGGGAGGGGTAATCGCAGCAATCGGTACGACAGGCTGGTTGGTCCCCGCGCTCATGAAGGACGTGATAAACGACGGGTCAACGCTCACGCACCGACACGAGTGTCGGTACGCTCACGTTCCGAACCACGCCGTTCAGTCGTCGACTCTCCCACAATAGCACTGGAAACTCAGCAGAACGCCAGGCTCACAACCTTCGACG
Above is a genomic segment from Halalkalicoccus sp. NIPERK01 containing:
- a CDS encoding Gfo/Idh/MocA family protein, producing MQFGVIGCGTVAQIMHIPYLAELPDAELYAFVDPAEDRATELGDRYNVPHVYATHEPLLEERGDELDAVIVLTPAQAHADVVVDALDAGIHTLVEKPIAATLEDATAMVEADEVSDATAMVAYMKRYDPSYERARERIDGLEAIDLVTAYDVDPDHGRIIDEVYDLVGGSPPSDLIEESAAKRRSDIEQAIGTDDEVLTDAYDFQLDHLCHDVNALRGLFGEVERIDHVDVFAGGRYASAHLVYEDGVRCVLETGDSDRKWFEEFIRVDGPDGMVEVDFSNPFIKNTPTELRVKRGIEELSETVSTPSYDESFKREIAYFIQCVEGDADVRTTFAEAREDLRVIVDLFRAYQGERPRTDREG
- a CDS encoding hydroxypyruvate isomerase family protein, which codes for MIYEDVPFVDRIDRVADHGFDTVEFWTWPDKDLDAVEARLDEHDVSVAGMAANTEPRRPEELERALTDPTKQDAVVGDIEESIEVAERFDCPNLIVLVGPEVEDYTRAEMYESVVACLREVAPTAEAAGVTLIVEPLNTTVDHGGYFFEESSVGFDIVREVESPAVKINFDIYHQQITEGNIISTITENLDAIGHVHVADVPGRHEPGTGELNYPNILAVLDDAGYDRHVGFEYSAAGDDDRALAAIRELVTE